CGGCAAGGCCGCCTCGTCCAGATCGGCGGACCACAGATGTCGCTCGAAATGGAGATCCGCATCTTCAGACGCGCCGGCCCCGGCAGCGCCGACAGCGATGGGTTGTGGCAGCATCTCAAGCAGTGTGCGGCGCTGCCACAGTACAAGAACGGATTCGATGCCGGCATCGACGCCGCCTGAGGCATCGTCATGACCGAAATCGCCCGATCGAGGCCATATGCGAAGACAGGCGACACGATGCAGAAAGCGCATAGTTTCGACTGCCACATTCGTGACACATTGATTTCACTCGGTTTTGTGGCGCGGACCGAAGCCGATCGCGTGCCGCCCGGGCACTGACGGCCTGCCTCGCTGGGAGTTCTCCGCCATCCGAGCATATTGACAGGATGCAACCCCGTTGCGAGACCTGATAGGGCAACGTCCCCTCGAAATCGGGTCCATGTGCTGATGTTCCTGTCTAAATCCGCGCCCCCTGAACTGCCCGAGGATGTCATCCTTTCCGTGGAAGACCTTGAGGTTTCCTTCGCGGCCGGCACACGCTCCCAGCTACGCGCGGTGCGGGGCGTCTCCTTCCGCATTGCACGCGGCGAGACCGTCGCGCTGGTCGGCGAGTCCGGATCCGGCAAATCGGTGACTGCCATGACGATCATGCGGCTGACGGAGTATGACGGCGCGGCGATCACCGGCGGACGGGTGCTGATGCGCTTGAAGGACGGCAAGGTCGCCGATCTCGCGACACTGTCGGAAAAGCGGGTCGAAGCCCTCCGCGGCGCGGACATCTCGATCGTGTTCCAGGACCCGATGTCGAGCCTGAACCCGGTCTTTACCGTCGGCGACCAGATTGCCGAAGCGGTGATCCATCACCAGAACAAGACACCCGAGGAAGCGCGCCAGATCGCGGTCAACACCCTCAAGCTGGTGCGCGTGCCCGATGCGGAACGCAGGCTCGACCAGTATCCTCATCAGCTCTCCGGCGGCATGCGCCAGCGCGTCATGATCGCCATCGCGCTTGCCTGCCGCCCGTCACTGATGATCCTCGACGAGCCGACGACCGCGCTCGATGTGACCATTCAGGCGCAGATCCTTGATCTGGTCCGCGCCCTGCAGCGCGAGATCGGCATGTCGGTGCTGTTCATTACCCACGACATGGGTGTCGTCGCGGAGGTCGCCGACCGGGTCTGCGTGATGCTCAAGGGTGAAATCGTCGAGACGGGTTCGGTCTACGACATCTTCGCCAAGCCGAAGCATGCCTATACACGCGCCCTGATTTCCGCCGTGCCGCGCCTCGGCAGCATGGCCGACAAGGATGCGCCGGAAAAATTCCCGCTGCTGGTGTTCGAACCGGAGCGGCAGCCCGCGGAGGCGACCGAATGAACGCGCCGGCTCATGTGACGGAAGCCCCCCGCCCGCTCGTCGAGGTACGAAACCTGGTGACGCGCTTCGATCTCAAAGCCGGGCTCTTCGGCCACGTCTCCGGCCGGGTGCACGCGGTGGAGAACGTCTCCTTCGACATTTTTCCAGGTGAGACCCTGGCGCTGGTCGGCGAATCCGGCTGCGGCAAGTCGACGGTCGCCCGCTCGCTCATGCAGCTCGATCGGCCGCGCTCGGGCTCCATCCGCTTCGATGGAACCGAGCTGATCGGCGCGCCGCGCCCCGTCCTTGCCCGATTTCGGCGCGAAGCCCAGATGGTGTTCCAGGACCCCTTTTCTTCGCTCAACCCGCGCATGACGATCGAGCAGTCGCTGATGGACCCGATGCGGGTCCACAAGCTGGGTTCGACCGGGGATTTGCGCGCCCGCGCCGCCGAACTTCTTGCAAAGGTCGAGCTTTCGCCTGAGCATCTCGAGCGCTATCCGCATGCATTTTCCGGCGGCCAGCGCCAGCGCATCTGTATCGCCCGGGCGCTCGCGCTCAAGCCGCGTCTCATCGTCGCCGACGAGGCGGTCGCTTCGCTTGACGTGACGATCCAGGCGCAAGTCATCAACCTTCTCATGGACCTGCAGCGCGAGATGCAGATCGCTCTTCTGTTCATCAGCCACGACATGGCGGTGGTCGAGCGCATCGCACACCGCGTTGCGGTCATGTATCTCGGCGAAATCGTCGAGATCGGCGATCGCCGTTCGGTGTTCGGCAATCCGCAGCACCCCTATACCCGCAAGCTGCTATCGACCGTGCCGATTGCCGACCCGACGCGCCGTCCGGAAGGGCGCCAGCCGATGTCCGACGAAATCCCGAGTGCGGTGCGTGCGCCGGACTTCGTGCCTCGCGAACTGCCGATGCGGCAGATCTCATCGACCCACTACGTGCGCCAGGTCGCAACCGGCTGACAACGGCCGCAATACCCCGTTCCAGATCAGAGTATCCCGACATGAGCACTTTCGAAGTGACGCAACCGGCTGCGAGCGCTGCCGGCATCGCGTCGACAGATATCCGCGACAGCGCAAGCGAAGCCAAGACCACAGGGTTCCTGCGTCCAGCGGCCGCCGAGCGACCGACACCCTATATCGAGGTCGACGAGAGACGGCTTACCCGCAACATCAAGGCCATGCAGCAGCGCGCCGATGCAGCCGGCGTGGCGATGTTTCCGCATGTGAAGACGCACAAGAGCCTCCACATCGCCCGGCAGCAGCTGGCCGCAGGCGCGCGCGGCATCACCGCCTCCAAGCCCAGCGAAGCGCTTATCTTTGCCGAAGCCGGGATCCCGTCGATTATCCTGGCCTATCCCATCGTCCGCGCGGCGTCGCTCGATCGCCTGCTGCCTGCAGTCAAGGCGCGGGGCGTGGAACTGCGTACGATTGCGGCGAGCGAAACAGGTGTCGATGCGCTGTCGGAGGCCGCCAGCCGGCACGGCGTCGAGATCGGCGTGTTCCTCAAGGTCGACGTCGGCCTCGGCCGCGTCGGCCTCAAACCCGATGACCCGGCAGCGCCTGAACTGTGCGCAAGGATCGCCGGCGCCCCTGGCTTGCGATTTGCCGGACTGCTTTCGCACGCCGGACATG
The nucleotide sequence above comes from Ensifer adhaerens. Encoded proteins:
- a CDS encoding ABC transporter ATP-binding protein gives rise to the protein MEDLEVSFAAGTRSQLRAVRGVSFRIARGETVALVGESGSGKSVTAMTIMRLTEYDGAAITGGRVLMRLKDGKVADLATLSEKRVEALRGADISIVFQDPMSSLNPVFTVGDQIAEAVIHHQNKTPEEARQIAVNTLKLVRVPDAERRLDQYPHQLSGGMRQRVMIAIALACRPSLMILDEPTTALDVTIQAQILDLVRALQREIGMSVLFITHDMGVVAEVADRVCVMLKGEIVETGSVYDIFAKPKHAYTRALISAVPRLGSMADKDAPEKFPLLVFEPERQPAEATE
- a CDS encoding ABC transporter ATP-binding protein — translated: MNAPAHVTEAPRPLVEVRNLVTRFDLKAGLFGHVSGRVHAVENVSFDIFPGETLALVGESGCGKSTVARSLMQLDRPRSGSIRFDGTELIGAPRPVLARFRREAQMVFQDPFSSLNPRMTIEQSLMDPMRVHKLGSTGDLRARAAELLAKVELSPEHLERYPHAFSGGQRQRICIARALALKPRLIVADEAVASLDVTIQAQVINLLMDLQREMQIALLFISHDMAVVERIAHRVAVMYLGEIVEIGDRRSVFGNPQHPYTRKLLSTVPIADPTRRPEGRQPMSDEIPSAVRAPDFVPRELPMRQISSTHYVRQVATG
- a CDS encoding alanine racemase, translating into MSTFEVTQPAASAAGIASTDIRDSASEAKTTGFLRPAAAERPTPYIEVDERRLTRNIKAMQQRADAAGVAMFPHVKTHKSLHIARQQLAAGARGITASKPSEALIFAEAGIPSIILAYPIVRAASLDRLLPAVKARGVELRTIAASETGVDALSEAASRHGVEIGVFLKVDVGLGRVGLKPDDPAAPELCARIAGAPGLRFAGLLSHAGHAYAAPEPHALATIARDEAKALAGLADRLRQRGIAVDCISVGATPTCLGAPLPQEVDYIRPGNYVFLDGTALRLGICTADDLALSVVARVVASNDAHFIIDAGSKSMSSDRGAHGMGGAGFGTVVSAEGDGETGMWTLERLSEEHGFVPHSGRALPLGSRVRVFPNHSCASIANFDNFVLARADGTTANLPVDARSGQT